One genomic segment of Carassius auratus strain Wakin chromosome 29, ASM336829v1, whole genome shotgun sequence includes these proteins:
- the LOC113048428 gene encoding calcitonin gene-related peptide 2-like, with product MYHLKLPSQILILFVMLLCVSTVPYNRYSLPFNEKPDDLQEADGWLVTDLSDNPFLSFTRPRPPSGLPAVNSHHMEKRNCNTATCVTQRLADFLIRSSNTIGTVYVPTNVGANTYGKRDLLQSPIYLPL from the exons ATGTATCATCTGAAGCTGCCCTCCCAGATACTGATCTTATTTGTGATGCTACTGTGTGTCTCCACTGTCCCTTACAACAG GTACTCCCTGCCATTCAATGAAAAGCCAGATGACTTGCAAGAAGCTGATGGATGGCTGGTTACAGATTTATCAGACAATCCATTTCTGAGTTTTACAAGGCCACGGCCTCCCAGTGGCCTCCCTGCTGTCAACAG TCATCACATGGAAAAGCGGAACTGTAACACAGCCACCTGCGTGACTCAGAGATTAGCAGACTTTCTCATCCGATCCAGCAACACCATCGGCACCGTCTACGTGCCGACCAACGTAGGTGCCAACACTTATGGGAAAAGAGACTTGCTGCAGTCGCCCATTTATCTGCCCCTCTAG